atttctCAGCTATCTTTCTCATGGATCTGTAATTGAAGGAATACAATTTTGCAATATTTCCAGTGTATCTTTCGGAAACCAAAAGAGTGCAAGGAGCGTCACAAAATTTTAATGGATAGAACTTCTGGGGATGGTGCAGATAGCGCGGAAGACTCAGGGTCTTCTCAGTCTTATTCGTCTACACTACCTGGAATTCCAAAGGCATgaatacttttattatttggtttaattactcatttggtctTTATAGTTACAAAAAATTTCCCTTTTTGTCCCTACAcacattttttaatcttttttattcccTACACATATCATTTTAATCCCTTTAAGTCCTGTTTGGACTAACAAGGATTAAAAATGATATGAGTAGGGACTAAAAGGGGATGCTTTGAAGCATTGGGACTAAAAGGGAAAGTTTTTGTAACTATAGAGAGaccaaatgattaattaaaccttattatttcttaatttttattatgcgTTCACACATACATATTAGTAGATCCTCATTGTTTGATTGGTTTTACATTTTTGTATCTTTAGCAGGGTAGTGCCCGACAGTTGTTTCAACGTTTGCAAGGACCAATGGAGGAGGATACTCTGAAGtctcattttgataaaattatcaaGATTGGGCAGAAGCAACGTTACCACAAGAATCAGGTTTTAATCAAAATCTTATATTAGGTGGATTCTAATATACAATTGTAGTGACATTTAAAAATGGTATTTATTTTAAGTCAATCACTTTTATGACTAGTTAAATATGATGATTAGTTAATTCAAATATCCGACAAACTTAATTTATATACAGTTGAAACTTGAATTTAGTGATGCTTGTAGTTGTATGAATGCCATTTTAAGATTAGATCTGCTTGTATTGCAATGGCCTAATTGTATTACATTGTGCGTGAGAGAGTGTATTGGTAAAaactcaagtcccacatcggctagAGATAAGACCAAGATAAAATATATGTGGGGGGCAACCCTCAGTCAATGACTTTTAGTTAGGCCCATAACCCATATTCTAAGACTAAAGAACAGAACAAAGAAGAGAGAACTCTCCTCCAAGGGTTTCCCCTTCACAcgatttctcttttcaccaaaaACTAGTTGTCAACTTACAAATGTTGACAGACCTGAATGAATTCCCTCTCATTCAGTCGTATTTATTTGTCACTTACTCTAACTATTATTCTTAACTTTTGGAATTTTGGCTTAAGACCTAACTCAACTCCCACAAAACCAGCTTGTAAGGTGAGGATTGTCCAAGGTTTATGAGCTCTATTTAAGCCATATCTCTAGTTGATGCGGGACTGAAGCACCACCCTTGGGGCTACAGTTAAGGCAACCCCCAAAGAGGCTGCAACTAAGGCTGGTTGGGGATAACTGTAATTAAGGTGGCTTTCCAACCAGTGTTTTCAAATAGAGCGCATCATGATGTTATAAAGCTATCACGCTGTGGTTTTCAGGGAAAACACAATTGTGATGGCGTCGTGTTGCATAAGCCGCAAAAAAGGCAATCGTGGCTGCTTTGCTCCTCTTGGCTGTCATGCGTGTTGTGGATCTTGCGAAGGGGAGAAGTTTCTCCGTCCACAATCGTGGAGGCAGTTTCAAATTAGGGTTATGAAGGAGATGTTTGGTTTGGGCTTGCGGGTCAAATGGAAATTGGGCTCACTGCTTTGTTAAACTGAGTAGGTTGGGCTCACGTgcctttttaaaacataatataagGATTCGGATTTGCTTTTGTTTTATTCATACTACTACTAAAACTCAAGTGCCTTAACTTGGGCTCAAGTTccttttgagtttttatttctattgcATTAAATCCTTCCTTCCTCCCAAAACTTCTCTACGTTAACCCTTCCTCCCAAAACTAAGAATCGCCAAGCCTTCATCTCCAATCCAGTCTCCAGTCTTCCCAGAACATTTCTTCACTCCTCAATAGCTTGTGCAGCCTGTGTTTCAACTCTGAAACCTTGCAAGAATATAAAAGATTGTATTTTGTTGGTTTTgaggaggaaattataaaaaacagatgagagaagagagacaatacaTATGCAgaggaaatagaattattctattctaattcaaattgttctcagcaacgatacaataaatagtaaaagataaactaattagataacaagatattagcaaagcagaatattaaaactaacttgctccttaaagataagaggaaccacttattgactaggctaatccattaaaactgacttattcctaaaatataggaaatcaacttatttactaaatcctattttaaaaactgaaaaataaaatattatgcagttacaaaagtatatctccaacactcctccttgcttTTGGAACTGTAAACTCCAATTCTTTGATTTCAAGTTTGTTGATAGGTAGTGACTTTGTAAACATGTCAACCAGTTGATCTTTAGACCTACAATAAATTAAGTTCACTTCACCACTTTGTTGcatctttatcaaataatagaacttgatgttgaaatgtttagtCTTCTCATGACACACGAGATTGTTTGCAATAGCAATGGCTACTtgattatcaataaaaattccAGTTTTGTTCTTTTGAGCAAATAGAATGTTTGGCCTTGTTGTAGTGAGATACATTAGACATCCAATCAAGCTCCCATAATATCcttcatcaatgttatcaaCACCTTCTTCTTTTTGgaacttctccttttgattcattAGTGTGCTAGCAGATTTGCATTCCtccatttgaaacttcttcaaattttcttttgcatatttcctttttttcatgtttagcatTCTTTCAAGATGGCAATGATCAAGTCTCTTGTGCTTGAATTCCGTGGGTGTGACTTGAGTGAAATAGGTTGTATGCTCCTCCTCTGCTGGATCAAATGAGAAgcttttacctttcattttaacccttagaacttcccggccaaaattgtcatagataaagcaatgttgatgttcaaaggacactttaaatccctttttaatcaactgacctacgcttagcaagttttggtcaatgttaggtacataaagaacatctgatattaatttgatacctgaacacgttgaaattgcaacagttccttttccttttataggaatatagccaccattcccaattctgacctttgagacattagttggcttcaaatccttgaataaagtcttatcatatgtcatgtggttcgtacaaccactatcaatcaaccaactttcacttgattcactactcaaggttgataatttttctttttatccttacctttgttttggttgtttgcactATTTTCGCTGCTTGCTGGCTGGttcttcttgaaaaaatcctttttgcTTTCATCAACTTCATGATGTTTGGTGGGCAAAgcatgtgacaccctctacccctcacatatatattaataaaggaataaaaattcaaatattaattaaaagtatttttaaaacatttttaaatacaagcttttcaaatgggtaaaaggctcacattcactttcttctacatcatattcaaacttgtccaaataaataataaagtcatctcgacacAAAGTAGGTCATCTaagtttcatacaattaatatagaacctatatcctaatgtcacatcctatcaaagcGTGGTGTtctcgtgtcctctagcatgaggttcttcatatcccccgaacacaaagttcaatatcatcacaggatccaaacacaaataacaaaccgggagtgagttatcacatttctaactactacagagaaacaacacaacatatagtagccaaatacaatttatttagcatatctcacattatttcatcactttgcctttcatcaatcacacttttcatccatcaatcacacctttcaatcatcaatcacaatacacaggaatcacacactccgatcaagacataataacacatcaatttcataataaacaattagcaagcgtatgcaacagttatgctaagactcaagcttatatgcaatgtggtaccatgtcaatgaaaaacctcggcgggcgcctaggagtacatgacaagacaagcCACACAatagtaagtcaagtcactctcactaggtaatatcatagggagaccagtcagggtcacagtgttttgcgagaattctccaaccatatgagatcaacataggcttaaaggagcactcaaaccgtgtgacccccatggcctacactccgaagagtccgtcagggcctctccctcctgattcaggtccaaccaagaaaatattttagcacacagactctatctatgaactgtacaaaacacatgacttctcaattgttctcaaaataattttaactcgtcgtcctttaagggtcttatcattaactcgtcgcccttaaagggacttaacattaactcgtcgccctaaaaggaacttaacatcaactcgtcgccctaaaagggacttagcattaactcgtcgcccttgaagggacttatgatcgtgtgattgtacaattcatagttcacaactcaatgcacatatatatctcaatcgtatacatactcaatttatcacatacacttaatcccaatcacaatggtataatctcaatttaacatgttatcacacctcatgaatcatgtacactttacctatgaaaaattataattcaataaacatcccaaaataaacccaaatttagttctctaaagatccctacacatgttagCGATAGTAACATTTCTAGCGGTTCCCTtagattccttcagttattcctccgactgttccgatagaattcccaaacgccagagagacggagaagagattgaaacctccacttgtactgtcttcatccgattcctttttctcccaccacgaatattatcccaaaaatcccaatggtggaactgtgcgcaattgaatttcgaacaacatatccaaatttcatggaaatccaacggttaacgaattcgggatcgtagttttaccgagatagttttgggtttctgcaggaaaataaaaggctacaatgcgaagggttttcctctaagctcagacataatatcaaaattcccaacggtgagaatgctcgtaATTGGGTTGCAAACgtggtgttcaaatttcacaatgatccaacggtgaatgagcctgagatcgtcatttttctaagacaggtttggtgggctacgggaaaaagaaagggttttgagaggagaatgggaaaaacgaaaatgaggccaaaaagaggcatctgacttaacataactatttatacctaggtactcagcctattatttgctctatatttatttatttattttataaaaacaaactctattttattttctatcaaacaaataaatgaaataccctttttattttctctcaaatcattattttaattaataattatattttcttatttatttatttataaaatctcatcatttttctaaaactttatttatttataaataacaatcctttttaatctagattacaaaaattgaGATGTTACAAAGTACCTTCGACAACACGATCTTGCCTCATCAACCTTCGCTGCTCTTGAGCTTGCAGGGCATGTAGCACTTCTGCCAATGTGATTTTTGACAGATCCTTTGTGTTCTCCAATGAAGTTATAGATGCTTCATACCTCTCTGGCACCGTTACCAAAATTTTCTCTACAATTCTCGAATCAGCAAAATCACTTCCCAACAACTTTATCTTGTTAGCAATACCCAATAATTTGTTTGACTATTCTTCGATTGTCTCTCTCTTGCATCCTTTGAAGCTCAAATTCCCTCCTTAAATTCAGCACTTGCATGCTTCGTATTCTATCATCTCCAGCGTATTCCTCTTTCAGATAATCCCAAATTGCTTTGGGTGATTTAAGAGTCATGATTCTGATGAATATCATTTGTGAAACACCAGTGAACAAACATGACCTcgcctttgccttcttcatctttctttccttgtgatttttaatttgggccatggtgggattttcaggcagtggatatatttcataatcctCTTCCACAGTATCCCACAAATCCAAAGACTCCATGTAGGATTGCATTTTCACTTCCCAAAGATCATAATTCTCtccatcaaagattggaagagttatgtggGTAAAACTTGCTTCACCTTCCATGGTACAGGATCCCGTAAGAATAAGGCTCtcgataccaattgttggttttgatgaggaaattataaaaaatagaggagagaagagagacaatacgtatgcagaggaaatagaattattctattctaattcaaattgttctcaacagcgatacaataaatagtaaaagataaactaattagataacaagatattagcaaaacaaaatattaaaactaacttgctccttaaagataaGGGGAGCCACTTATTGActaggctaatccattaaaactgacttattcctaaaatataggaaatcaacttatatactaaatcctattttaaaaattgaaaaataaaatattatgtagtTATAAAAGTATATCTCCAACATATTTCTTAATTGATGGGAAAAGAACAGAACAAAGTCCTCTAAAGGTTTCCCCCTCACGAAGGATTTTTCCTTTCACAGCAAACTAATGTTCAATTTACGAATGGTAACTGGCAGATCTGAATGAATTTCCTTACCTTAagtcttcctatttttttgtCACTAACTAACTCTAAAACTAATATTCTAATTATCCTTAATTAACTCCCCCTTCCTACGGTCCTAATGGTAACCTTTTTAGAATCTGTATCTATTGGTTTATTTCCTGGTTGATTTCTAGAGTGCAGTTACCTCTGAAGAAGTCGgacatttaatcataatttttgtcattttttaaattctgaTTTTAATGTGATTATGCAGCAAACAGCATAACTTTTTTATATCCTGTTGGCACTTTTCCTGCTGATTTTGTATGGTAATATCTTACCGATATGGGACATACACTGCTGgttggtttaattatttttgaagaATATTATTGATGTGTATCTATGAGCAGGGTGGTAGCTGTAAGAATTTTAAAACCTTTTAATAACAGCtgatttgaaattcttttgttTAAATGCAGAATGATAACCAACCATTAGTACCTGTCCATAATTCACACGGGATTGCTCTTTCCCAAATCTGCCCGAACAACTTGAAAGGAAATGTTTTGACATAAGttctatttgatttgatttgatttttttgttgggtggtggtggtggttagCATTGAAGTTTTAAAGTTATGAATACTATTGTATTATTGTCTATGCCACAACTAGGGTTACCTTGAATTTTTCACATTCTGGTTGTACATTATTGTTTTGTTTGGCACAATCACAAGTATCTTAACCATTTTTGAGTTCTGGTGAAGGCCACTTGATCTTTGTGATACAAATCAAACAAGCCCAGATGTCCTGTCTCTTGGGTATCAAGGCTCTCTTGCTGGTGGTTTACCTATGTCAAATCATAGTTCTGTTTCATCTGTGCATCCTTCAGCTGGGCTAAATTCATCACTTCCATCATCTTCTGGTATTGGTCTTAGCAATAACTTAACATCATCTGGTCCATTGGCAGCCCCTGCCAGGTTAGCACATTTTATAACTGGAGATTCTTGCTATgcaattattaaatacacataaTTAGTTATTCAATGCTAGGGACTGCATGTGTTTTCAGGGATAGTAGATATGGAGTTTCACGAACTCCACCTTTATCAGTTGACGAACAGAAGAGAATACAACAATATAATCAGATGATATCTAGCAGAAACATGCCGCAATCTACCATGTCTGTTCCTGGATCTCTTTCAGGAAGTGATCTTGGTGGTGTGCGAATGTTGCCTGGTGGAAATGGTATGGGCATGTTGGGGTGGGATTAACAGAAGCATTAGACCAGGGTTTCAGGGAGTGCCATCATCATCTATGCTTAGTTCTGGAGGCATGCCTTCTTCTAGTATGGTGGGGATTCCAAGCCCTGTAAATATGCATGCTGGAGTTGGTGCTGGACAAGGAAACTCAATGCTGAGACCTCGGGAGACTGTACATATGATGAGGGTGAGAAGTGCTCTGGTTCTCTCTTCAAATTTAATTGGTTCTATTGGTGATAATTAACATTTTGGGGTTGGAATTTCTGCTTTTGGCTATGAAACTTAATATCCATCCAATTTAGCATCCCAGTTATTACAATGTTTCCAATAGTTTCTCAACTTGGTTGGGCAATAAGTTCATAGCAAGTCAGTtctattttgattgatcttgcCTTTGTGCATCAATTAACATTTATGGTGATcctatttattttaaccaatGATTTTTCTTACAATTAGATATGTTTCTTACAATTTTTGTCATCAGACTcttcaacatattttaaaattttacgagatatatttaagaaaaaaaaaagaaaagttagatATGTTTCTCAATATTTATGGGCCTGTGCTGTGCAGAGTATTTAGTTtgggaaaataattatatttattttatatcatatccattttaataattaaagaataatgtttttttataaatactaaaaactattatttgagtatataataatttaagaatataatatattttataattactacGTAAAAATAGTTTTGTAAATTGAATTAATAGAGTAGATGGAAAAAATTGCGTAACAGTgaggaaattttgcaattttttttactaaattacataaaagttttacaataagaaatttttcagtaaaaaaaaattataaagtttttaaaatattatgacaatgaagtaaaaaaattataaacaaataataaataaaatgctccccaaatttaattggaatgaaaaaaatagaaacaagaatttaaatttgctGATAAAACAATCTTCAATAAATCTTTAGTTAGGCGAGAAGAGACAGAATATAGggaaaaattttcatattaaaattattatgataataaacTAGAGAAAGGTTTGACATATATATATCTTAGCAATTCAAATATCAAAATACTTTCACGCAAAAAGTTCATACATGTGTAcatgtttttaatgtttaacAATTCAGATGTTAATATGTTTTCTCATAAAAATACTGTTATACGGTATGAAATTCTAAAGTACGAAAAACAAGAAAGATgatgcataattatttaaagaaaaataaataaaacttcaatAGATAAATCTTTTGTAATAAAATTCTGCTTATCTTGGTAGCTATCTAtattacccaaatcaaataaacaaaagCTAATAAGAATTACTGCTGGTAAATGCtacatttttcttgttttggtagtGCCGCATATTGCCTCTTCAAAACTTTCAATTCTTTCGAatctttcttttgaaaatttgaGATCTGCTTTAATTTGCTTCTTAGTTGTTTAACATTTTGACAACATTTCACAAATGAAAGTTAGAACAATAatgatttgattcattttagaatttaaagTTTTCTCTAGTTTATTATCATAAGACCCCACAAGAAAGCTTTCATGGTGATCCCTACAAATTTCTCTAAACCTTGCctaagatggtttttccaaAAGTCGACTTAGAATCTATagaatttaagataatttttctaattacaatcttagaatttaaaaaaacctacagtaatatttttttatcaaataaaaactcACCATAATTGACTATAGAATTTACAAatcatatttgataaaaatcgtCTCTCTTCCCAACATGATGATATTTTGTtactcaataaaattaattttaaattcatgatttatttggtgaaaaaaatcttaaaacttaaaagaaagtcacatTTTCCCCCTAATTACGCCatgcaataatattaaaaaattcaaatgaaattttaaattaaattatatatgaagattattttaatttctgatgATACgctaatcttaattattttactttaccaGAACTTCTTAATATCAAATATAGataatatttctataaaaacaaaaaaattaacatcgaataaatatatatacatatacgcTTAATTTATCAACTTACGTTGcatgtaaatataaaaacaattatcaaaatttaaatattactttaaCTATATGCACAAAAAATTGGTgaacaaaaatcattcaaaattattatatatgtacctGTCATAATTGAGAAAGAATTGTAATAAAtgcatagaaagaaaaaagagcttttaatttcatttagacATAGTTTGCAAGAAGGCggaaaataaattatgcaaACTTAAGGATATTCATCATTTAGTTACTGGCTTTTCTTGTATAAAATCCAACCTTGGAAAAGAATACCATACATTACACGCATAGGAATTTAATTAATACAGTACAAAATGAACATaacaacaaaagaaattgaCATGCTAACAAGAAAACTATGAAAATATTGGTGGCAACAGTATATAAGTATGACATACTACATATAAGACCTTCTATTTTATAGCTAAGCCTTATCCCTAAACATAGAtactaaccatttatttaagttttaaaaattgcaaGTATTCACTATTAATTTTTTGGCAATCAACACAAACATTCCACCAATcaccaaatataaaatacagctacactactaaaaaaaaggctttttaCGACGGTTACTTAGTGCATTTAACGACGGTTATAAACCGTCATTGTTTAAAACGTCGTTAAAACGGTTATTatctaataaccgtctttgtatgCTATGTCAGAgtttacattcaaagacggttatttgcTAATAACCATCTTTGAACTGTGTGTCAAATaggcattcaaagacggttattagctaATAATCGTCTTTGAAAGGTATGTCAGACTTTACaatcaaagacggttatttataaataaccgtctttgaaagtcgTGTCAAAATAGACATTTAAAGACGGTTATTTGCTAATAGCTGTCTTTAAATACTGtgtctttcaaagacggttaatTGTTATTAACTGTCTTTAAATGTTGTACCAAATTTTAGATGGAGCAGTACAATAAACAGGTTTACCACAAATAACCATATATGCTGAATCATTGTCAACCAGTTTCAACTATTAgtatgtgtttaataatcataattatcttaaaaattcatATGAACTGAATCAAGGGACTGAACATGGAAAGCAATGGACTCCGATAATAACTCAGTTTTAACAATAACATCCAAAAAGGGTTCAGTTTCAAAAATCTAATCATAGCAACCTACAAAAAGCTAAAAATACAGCTACAGATGCTAATTACATTAAAATGTtgtgtatatttatatttatatgtttaattagcataaaatatttaatgttgctTAGTACAGTGTGATTTCCAAGGAAAACATTGTAGGTTATTGCAAGATTCTGTCCATTTACTAGTGCAGGCGCCTCCAACCCCATCACAACACTTGCATACAACTCCAAGCGTTGCAAAAATCTTTGAGTACCCTGCAATTACATCacataataaatcaataaacagccaaaaaagaatttaactagaatgaactaataaaatcatagattgttatatatagtaataacttttttatatgaaaaaatctGTTGGagatattaaaaaatctaactgatcatattaaaaaatcagTGCTAGTTGGTATACATAATAAgagtatattaatttttatgataattattttaaaaattatatctaagAGAAATTCTAATTAGTTAATGATATAATTATCTTTGTATTAAAAATTGGACACCGCAACAAAATCAACTAGCACTGATTTTGTTAACCTGCATGTGCAAATCCTCTGATTTTGTTAACTTGTTAaacattctttaatttttattatttctattgttTTCTAGTACACCAGTACACCCGTTTCTCCTTCACGAggattgaaaatattatttatcttaaatattaatatagatttatgttttatattaacaaaataaaagcaaaactcATTATGTA
The sequence above is a segment of the Glycine soja cultivar W05 unplaced genomic scaffold, ASM419377v2 tig00105717_1_pilon, whole genome shotgun sequence genome. Coding sequences within it:
- the LOC114404678 gene encoding chromatin modification-related protein EAF1 B-like, which produces MSNHSSVSSVHPSAGLNSSLPSSSGIGLSNNLTSSGPLAAPARDSRYGVSRTPPLSVDEQKRIQQYNQMISSRNMPQSTMSVPGSLSGSDLGGVRMLPGGNGMGMLGWD